Part of the Fusarium musae strain F31 chromosome 3, whole genome shotgun sequence genome, AGGATCTGGAAGGCATATTCTGCTAAGCGCCTGGGAGCTCGGTTATATATCAAGTGGGACGCCCGGCCAGTTGGGAGCTGATCCAGCAGAACGGTAACGTATCGCTACCATTCACTCGGACCACAACTCAGCCTTAAGTCTAGATAGTGGTGTTGATAATACGGTGAAGAAATATAACCTGCTCTCGAGACCAAGTCTCTGACGTTAGTACTGTCTAGCGCCAACAGcttatttctcttcttccatacAGATGACATGAAGGCTGTCCAAAATGGGGATCAGGCATCATCAATATGCAGGAACACCGAAATAGTGCTTCGCCTAGAGCTAGGAGGGCATCAGGTTCAGTCCATTGGTGAGAATATCTTCATTTCCTGCTGCAGTCAGCTCGTTTGCCGCCGTTCTGGGTCTTGCTGCTCTCGGATCATGCCCGCTcaggagatgagatgaagagttCTCTATAGCAACGCGGACCTTGATGTAGTCTTGGAATTGTATAAAGAGTTGAAGTAGCAGCTGTTTCTGAGATTCTGTAGACATACCAGATCAAACACACACCGACTGGTTTCGGGTTCCCTCTTCACTTATTCGTTCCCTCGTTCGTTCATCGCATCAGCTACTTCATTCTTTTGAGTTTCATCATGAAGTCTTCACTCTTTATCGCTTCCTCTCTCCTTGCACTACTCCCCTCTTGCATTCAAGCATTGGCCATCCAAAGCTTTCCTGAAGATGTGAGATTCGGCGAGCCAACCTTTGTCGAGGGTAGAAACACCACCACGACAAAGCGTCAAGTCGCGGACCCCCCTGACAACTGTTGGGTTCAAGGCCTTGGTCAGGCAAGCTACTGGTTTCTCCCCGTCTACTCGGGCGACGATGTGTATGCCTGCATCATGGCCCGCAAGAGGATGACAGGGTCGTCCTGGGTCTGTCCCAGAGATGACTGGTGGCCAGACTCCTACGTTGATGAGATCGTCTCAGCAGGTCAAGAGCAGATCTTCAAAGAAGGCAGCGGGGAAACCACCGAAAAAGGAGTTTTCAAGGCCCGGTTCGAAGGAACCACTCGCAAGATTAAGGATCCCGAGGGCATGTCAACCTTGCTTGATATGCTGTTCCGATATAGTATGCCCAACTGCGATGTTAGTTATTCACTGTGCGTGACTAAGTCTCGTCAATACTACTACCAATACAAAGGAGATGTATGTGTCCCTTGCACTGATTCATCGGAGATATGCTAACCGAGACAAAGGCCATTGGCATTAAACATAAAGAGTCCGATTGCCGTGGATGGTTTGGTATTGGCGGTGACACCTACGCTTACTGCCCTGGAGAGAGTCACTGCCAAAAAGATTAAAGGGATGTTTGGGTTTGTTGGCATCTATTCATATGTTTGGTTCCTGGTTTATGTTTGTCTTGGTTGCGCATTTTGAAGGGCTGCGTACGATCTAGATTATCTGTTGTTAG contains:
- a CDS encoding hypothetical protein (EggNog:ENOG41); this translates as MKSSLFIASSLLALLPSCIQALAIQSFPEDVRFGEPTFVEGRNTTTTKRQVADPPDNCWVQGLGQASYWFLPVYSGDDVYACIMARKRMTGSSWVCPRDDWWPDSYVDEIVSAGQEQIFKEGSGETTEKGVFKARFEGTTRKIKDPEGMSTLLDMLFRYSMPNCDAIGIKHKESDCRGWFGIGGDTYAYCPGESHCQKD